Below is a window of Megalopta genalis isolate 19385.01 chromosome 7, iyMegGena1_principal, whole genome shotgun sequence DNA.
CTAtgccatatatttaaataaatataatttaaagagGAAACATTTCTTATGGTATATTGAAATAGAGTATATAAATGGCAAATTACGTCCTTAGCGACGCACGATTCCCCATCAAATCGAACGAGGTTGgattcgaattattattaaatattcacGACTTCTTGTTTAAACAATGCTTATTGCGTACGTAAAATATGCCGTACATAAATGACAAAGAATTTAATTACACAAATTAACAATGAAATAGTATGCATATATTATCCTATGTAGAGTATATTCATTGTATGTTTCATACACAATACACATTACTAAGATCTGCGAaacgcatttttttaaattttcattattagctcatataaaaagttaaaaaccaATACTCTTTATATTTTGTTGTTATTTCAAGGAATAGCAAAGTTGAAAAAAAGTTAGTCAGTATCGCGTCTCTGATATGTCGAACGTTGGCTATTTACAATTGTGTATGTCAAACGTACACAGAAGGAGATTCAGCTGTTTAACTGTAAACTACTACAGGCAGCTACATATGTAGGAAATTTCCTAGatacgaataattatttttcaatatCGATAAATAACTGCATAATCCAGGTTCGTAGGGTTTGTTTTCTGAAATGAAAGTGTTGTGTTTCGAAAAATAAATCGAATGCATCAGGAGGTAGTGGTAACAATAATATGTTAGTCAccagtagactgcagattttatgcatttataataaaaattactagacgaaataacaaataatgaagatatgagaaaaattaaataatattctacTACACTCCTCACTTCATTGAAATCACCAACAAAGTAAATATAATCTCATTTACCTTCTGTTCGTTGTAATTAATCTAGACAATTTGTATTCTGCAcaatgatccgcagtctagtaatcagTTTCTGGTTTCATTTATTTTAGTCAAATTGctccttttatttattaaaaatcaaACATCTCCATTTTTGATGATTCGACATGCACACTACATATGTATGCGCTCCCTCCGTTTTGTTCGGTTTACTCTAGTCGTCTCTCCCTACCGATTTCAACGTCGCCAAAATCTACGTCGCCGATTTCTACGGCCCCAAGTTTTACGTCGCCGATTTCTACCCTGCCAACTGCTACGTCGCTGACCTTTACGTCGTCGATTTTCACTTTGACGGTTTGTAAGTCGCCGACACGCACGTCGCTGACCGACACTTTGCCAACATCTACATCACCAAATTTCAATTCGGCAGTTTCTATGTCTTTCGTTTTCAGGTCGTTGATTTTCACATTGCCGATTTTTACACGGCCAAATTTTACGTCGCCGATTTCTACTCGGCCGATTGATAGGTCGCCGAGTTCTATGCTGACGGTATTCATTCTTCGTATAATTCCCGTGTATGGCTCAGCGTATTCCATATTGCTGATTTCACGTCAACTGTGCAGCTGCCGATATTCTGTAGAAAACAGAACCACTCAGTCCGTGAGGTCGACACGCAGCAAGATATTACATCGGACATACCCGTTCTTCCTCAAGTCGTGGTCTTGATTCGCCCGCTCTATTACTTCTGTTTGCCTTCCTCGCGGATCGCACAGCCCTCGCTCTGTCGAATCGTGGATTTTCGGGGTTTTTATATACTTGCGTGTTTTGCCTCATTCGTTATGTTCACGGTCGCGGTCGATGGCAATTTCGTGTTCTAACACCTCCGAAATAGTCGCGATGTGTACACACAGTAACTAACGGCAGTATTCAAACACTATTGTAACGTTGtctataaaatttttatttatttattaaattattatttattcatgatcgaTGTCATTTTATAGCTTTATTTTACGtgattttatgatttgtttatagtacgtatttttttgttgcaactcgtATGACTGAATCCACTTTATGGTGATGGACAGTCATGTTTAAGGACACAggtaaatataatttgttatcttaatttattaatacatctgaagaaatttgtaaaatcGGAATGCATTTTTGGCTCATTTAACCACTAATATTGATCTAACATAGGAAAAATCAACGAGATATGaattacaattttataaatttcttcagatgcattaacaaattaagataataaattatattacatattttataagGCGTTTGAATACTTATGTGGCTTGAAAATTTgatgttatatttttttaattacgtAGATAAcatttcattttgtcatttataCCGTGAAGGtatatatttctttaatttcttatatttcttTCCTTCCAATGTATATTTCTTTAATTATATAGCATATAGAAGTCAGTTATACTAGCAGTTATACTCACTGTATGTATATGCAATTTGATGTtgcaacaatttttatatttacatatatcgtagtatagtatatagtaaatACGTATAAATTTTCTACACTTTCAAACATGATCGCAAAAGTTGTGGTCGGTACTTCCCTTATTTTCGTGGGAATATACGAAAAGCTCCATTCATGAATAGTGTTAGATTAGGATTTCAAAATTTGCTATTAATCAATTAgccgttgcaatctctttgaaaagtgtaaaAAGTACTGTAGttatactgtatatgtttgattttcttcatggTTCGAATTCAACACatttatcaaatatataatttaataaagaaaatcAAAGTATAATatccttcttaaccagttagcttcttTGACGTGTGTACTGGTAAAAAAAATCTGACTGGTTAAACGGTGGAAGTCCAAATTGCTTATATTTTGTTAGGTAAATACCATACAGATTTtgttattgatattgatatctGTGCGGATATAGTcggtgtagaaagtattcgtacaccttttagaaCGGAACAACATTTTTACAATTGGATTAAGCGATTTAGATTTTTTTGGATGTTACGTGGATTAGTTTTCTAGACGATGGCTAAGAAACTGTAACTTGCTGGCATGATAAAAGATCCTTGTACGTTCCTTGTACGTTCTAGAGATTCATAGCTGACAATAGCATTTGCGAATGCTCGTACGTTGCAGACTGTTTCCTTCGTCTTTCGAATTTTCATCAAAGCATGGTCCGCTTTTATGGCTCAATGTCGAGGCCTCTAGGTTCTCTGGTTTGTTTTCGATTTTCTAAATTCTGAATCTTTCAGATTCTCGTAGAGAAGAGGTATCGAGGACCTCCGAGTTCAGCTTACGGTCCTGACATCTTGGTCGCGCATTCTCTGCGCGCATACTCGGCGCGGTACATGAAACGCGTTCCAATCTGTACTAGCTGGTAGAACGTCTCAGGGAGTCAAGGAGAGCACTCGCGAGTCAAGCAGGGCCCAAATTTGTTAATAGAAAACTAGGGAACAGTTCGGTTCTGAGCACACACGTTCCAGCTGCCGAAGGACGTTCGTAATCTAAAAATTTTCAAACTTCACGATCTACAGTGAGTAACgctaatattcggacaccttttcaAACACGATTACTTTTCTAAATTGGATCAAGTTAGTTGAATTTTTCTTTGAAGATGTTAAACTTAGCCGTTCACTAAACGAAGAGTaaaaatattcatgcaaaaatTGGTTGGGCTGACGGAAAAAAACGTATTTGTAACTTGTATGCATGCTTAAAATGTCAACGAAATCAGCTATcgttgttatgaaatacaaacaACTTGAGATTTAGAAAATTGGAGCTCTTCACGATTTTCGATCATTTTAACAGTTTCTACCAATAACTGTAAGAAACCTgaagatatttattatttttaatgccCGCAGCTCATAAGGACGTTAACCTTTTTTGATGACGTTTTCAGTAAACATGTACGTTGCCGATATCTACAAAACGTATTGTTTTACCCTTGCACTATGAGAACGTGTCAGACTTGTGATGAAGATTTCATATTACATATAATCTATTATACATATACGAATGTTATTAATTTCGTCTAGATGGATACAAAATTTGGTTTTTCTGTTACCAAAATCAAGGTATGGAAGTAAATAGATttcttagaaacaaaaattgtctcgaaaCAAAGACTGATACCGGCATTTTTCAATTGTACCTTCATTAATCCTTTACACATAAAAATCAAAATACCGGTATGATGTTTTACCTAGGGTAAGTGTATCAATTACTATGCCCTTAAAATAATTTCACTTATATTAAAAATAgagtttatattaaataaaatctcATGTGTTTTTGCTTTGAACTTATCAAAACATTTAAAAAACACTTTGTAAATAAAGAtgaaagaaatatataaatgatactTTTCAAAACATAAGTatcaattattctatttataaaagAGTTGTCTGAATTACAGAAAAGTAATCAACTTCttagatatatttttttatttaaaataattcagtAACAGAATCAAATTTTTTCTACTTTACTGTATACTCTAactgtattaaatttttatGTCTTTTTCGATACGTGCGTCGATTACTGAGCAAACTCGCATGGCAAACATCGCGTTACATCTAACCTTACTTTCTTCGCCCGTGAAATGTGTGTAGTCTTTCCGTTTTTgaatatcgtaagtattgatacatatataataaattatgctaaataatttaatacggaATATTtcacgtttttatatttttttaataggaTTATTTCCTTAGAACTGATCACActaattgacgcacagtaattagatcagtgtacaAAATTTGACACACAGAAACTATCTTTTCATCTCTTGAGGGCACAGTAACTGGTTCACAAATAGTTTTGTCAATTTTGTTAACTATTTTGTGTTCTTCACATAcattaattatgaaaaaaatCGTATTTatataaaagacatcaacatataattGAAATGTTTTGAAAAGTGGAATATaggtaaaaataattatttaatttgttgAAAACTTCGGGCGTCattttaatgggcacagtacgTAATTAACACACTTACCCTATACATATTTAGAGACTCGTTCAggtaaaataaaagaagatcgtGGAAGCGCCGCGATCATCAGTCGCGTTGTTACAGCACAATCGATTATTGTATCATTGTAACGAAACCTGAGGCTCGTACCGGTATTATACCAGTAAATATTTTGGTATTTTTACGTCAGGACATTATAGAAACTCATACCGGTATAATACCTACGATGACTGATATTCGCTCAAGTTTtaaaacttttttaaaactggactaaatgatttgatttttttagatgatttcTTGCTTGAACCTTTTTGAAAATACATTTTACTTAATGAACATTTTGCGTTAACTGACCAAGATGAAATCGGAATTTGTGATACATGCAtagcaataacaaaattttgtaaGCATCTATGGTATACATTCATTTATAACGTTTCAAATATAGATTATGCACCGTTCAAGAATTAAAAGTTGTAAACGATACTGCCTAATGTGACGTTAACTTCGGCAAGaatataatgaaaaattaacaaaaactgAGGAGGAGATTATATTACAAATTGTTGTCGAAAATAGAAAACAGTTTCACAACATAAAAAAACAAACATTATCcaaaaatatatcaaatattttaACGAGCTTTTTGAAGAGATATTTCTTTTCGGCTCTAAAACAGTATTTTTGTATATATCTACATACATAAATATCTACATTATTTTTAAGTGTGTGGAATAATGTCTTAAACAAAAGTTGTACTGTTCGACTAAATTAATATAATGGCAAGGAAAACATATTTTTTATTGTCAGTTTTCGAAACTTTAAGCTcatatttctttcttttactTTATTTTCGGATTTTCCTTCCGTATCATTATAAAACATGGAAAGACAAATTCAACGTTGTATAAACATGCACTATATCTGCGATGCACTATAATTGAGAAAATTAAGttccaaaaatatattttttttccaCAGATTATTGTTCTCATCAGTACCACAATCATAGGGGGTGTCCTGAAAAAAATCGATGGTAAAATTCCCTGTTCGTAAACGTAAGCTACACACAGTGGTGTGAATAACTTATTGacttaaagtaacttttacagttTTAATGACATTTAAACGAATACttaaaaatattgtttgtattgtaaatatattgtatatttctatattataaataatagaaaataaaaatatattaacatatattttatttaaatatcagtaaaaatgtaaGAGTCATTTTAGTCTATTATTATGCACATCATTGTATATGTGAAAGAATAAAGTCCCCACGGTAGAGTCCAATGTGTTTCGCGATATTGAATGTCAGCGCGTGTCAATGTGAAATATACTCGCATATGAAATATATTCTTGGATCATACGAATTATCGAAATAACCCACGGTTACGGTTAGCAAACGTTGAATGTTCGTTGTGTGGTAAGGTTGTTCCGAGCAATGGTAACAAGCGTAGAAATATTCCTTGTCCACTATTTCTGTACATAGAATACTTGACACAGTCTGCATTCCCGTTGGCGACAGTTACCATaccgagaaaatgttcgtcaaATCACGCGCAAAACGCACTACGAAAAAGGTACTGCATCAAGCAAAAAGAAATTGTAAACAATAAGAGAGCCGAAAGCATTTTTAATGCAAAGGTACAGAATTAACCTTCATCCTTCACGAATTGAAACTATCGTataaaatcaatataataaGAGGCAAACAATTTTTGTAACGAAATATTTCATTGGATATAAGGAGAAACATGATTGCACAATGTTCTctttacattttttacataGGATGAAACGATGTGCCGACAAACTGATTCTTTAGTGTTTTCGCTCTGTCCTTTCCTGTTATTGTCAATCTGAGATATATAGCAAAACGACTACTGTATTTATTCCGTCCTTTACTGTTGCTCATCGTTCAAGTTCATCGCCCGCATCCGCTCGAAATTCTTCCGAAGTATTAGGATTTGAGCTCCCTAtagtttctatatatatatatatatatatataggtaatttttcaatgaaaaaagAAAGTTTTCTCCTGCTCGTGAAATTCATGCGTCAAATTGATACGCAACACCTACTTCGTGACAAATATTACTACATATTTGcgttatacatttttttattggtAATAATAAAGGCTATATTTcatgttaaaaaataaaataaaatttatgatGTCTGAAATCAATTATCCTATAAGTagcagaataataataatactctgAAACTGGAAAATAGCGTCAAATTGGCCCTAGGCACGAATGAGAGTTAAACACAGTCCCATTTGAACGGTCTAGAAGAATGTGAAATTGAAATTGTTTGTCATGAATTATCTGTCTGGAGTCTAGAAGGGGTTTTCTTATTCGAGAAACATATTTATTTGGAGATATCAATCTACTCGTAATCTGGAACGGAGTTGACAGATCGAACTCACATGAGCCACGAGACAAAGAAATTAGCCAATAAGTCAGTGAAACTTTACGAATCGGTATTGACTAGGAGTGTACAAACCCGCTC
It encodes the following:
- the LOC117225879 gene encoding uncharacterized protein LOC117225879 isoform X2, whose amino-acid sequence is MEYAEPYTGIIRRMNTVSIELGDLSIGRVEIGDVKFGRVKIGNVKINDLKTKDIETAELKFGDVDVGKVSVSDVRVGDLQTVKVKIDDVKVSDVAVGRVEIGDVKLGAVEIGDVDFGDVEIGRERRLE